A genomic stretch from Mycobacterium cookii includes:
- a CDS encoding TetR/AcrR family transcriptional regulator — MPSVTRKPQARRQERRGQIERRLLDATERLMRAGASFTELSVDRLSGEAGMSRANFYIYFEDKGDLLRRLAAQVFGDLADSAELWWSVAWRHDPGDIRAAMAGIIAGYRRHQPVLVALNEMAAYDPLVAATYRELLSGISGRLTQVIEDGQADGSIRRELPAATTASVLTWMVERACQQNLPVRPADYDAELTTTLTEIAWGALYLTPARG; from the coding sequence ATGCCGTCAGTCACCCGTAAGCCGCAAGCCCGGCGGCAGGAGCGCCGCGGGCAGATCGAGCGCCGTCTGCTCGACGCCACCGAGCGGCTGATGCGCGCCGGCGCAAGCTTCACCGAACTCAGCGTCGACCGGTTGTCGGGCGAGGCCGGGATGTCGCGGGCGAACTTCTACATCTACTTCGAGGACAAGGGCGACCTGCTGCGCCGGTTGGCCGCCCAGGTGTTCGGCGACCTGGCCGACAGCGCCGAACTCTGGTGGAGTGTGGCGTGGCGGCACGATCCCGGCGACATACGCGCCGCCATGGCCGGCATCATCGCCGGCTACCGGCGGCATCAACCCGTCCTCGTTGCGCTCAACGAGATGGCGGCATACGACCCGCTGGTGGCCGCGACCTATCGCGAATTGCTGAGCGGGATCTCCGGGCGACTCACCCAGGTGATCGAGGACGGCCAGGCCGACGGCTCGATCCGCCGCGAGCTGCCCGCGGCGACCACGGCGAGCGTGCTGACCTGGATGGTCGAGCGGGCCTGTCAGCAGAACCTCCCGGTCCGACCAGCCGACTACGATGCCGAGCTGACCACTACGCTAACCGAAATAGCCTGGGGCGCGCTATATTTGACGCCAGCGCGGGGTTAG
- a CDS encoding cytochrome P450, with protein MTATAATPRAYDPIDLSSRAFWSASAQERESSFAVLRAERPVSWHPPVEDALMSDPDDPGYWAVTRRDDIVAVSRDNETFLSGKGVLFENVPEELLEASQSFLAMDPPRHTFLRKLVSAAFTPRQVRRIEESIKANAKIIVEELTAAGSGADFVEHCAKELPMRTLSDMVGIPEGERQKVAHAADAMVSWADPIYLNGRQPLEVLFESQMYIHQVAFGLAADRRENPGEDLFSGLVNAEVDGDRLADADIAAFFVLLAVAGNDTTRQTTSHALKALTDFPDQRAWLLEDFDNRIGGAVEEFIRWATPVMTFRRTATTDVELGGRAVRAGEKVVMFYSSGNWDTDVFEHPERLDLSRSPNPHVGFGGGGVHFCLGAHVARAQLRAIIGEVLHQLPDVQAGEPTYVPGNFIHGIRSMPCTF; from the coding sequence ATGACAGCGACGGCCGCGACCCCCCGCGCCTACGACCCCATCGATCTGTCATCGCGCGCGTTCTGGTCCGCCAGCGCGCAGGAGCGGGAGAGCTCGTTCGCTGTCCTGCGGGCCGAGCGGCCGGTGAGCTGGCATCCGCCGGTTGAGGACGCCCTGATGTCCGACCCGGACGATCCCGGCTACTGGGCCGTCACCCGTCGCGACGACATCGTCGCGGTGAGCCGCGACAACGAGACGTTCCTGTCCGGCAAGGGTGTTCTCTTCGAAAACGTGCCGGAGGAGTTGCTCGAGGCGTCGCAATCCTTCCTGGCGATGGACCCGCCGCGGCACACCTTCCTACGCAAACTGGTCAGCGCAGCGTTCACCCCGCGGCAGGTCAGGCGCATCGAGGAGTCGATCAAGGCCAACGCCAAGATCATCGTCGAGGAGCTCACCGCCGCAGGCAGCGGCGCCGATTTCGTCGAGCACTGCGCCAAAGAACTACCGATGCGCACCCTGTCGGACATGGTGGGCATCCCGGAAGGAGAGCGGCAGAAGGTCGCACACGCGGCCGACGCCATGGTGTCCTGGGCCGACCCGATCTACCTCAACGGCCGCCAGCCATTGGAAGTGCTCTTCGAATCGCAGATGTACATCCACCAGGTGGCCTTCGGGCTTGCCGCGGATCGACGCGAGAATCCAGGCGAAGACCTGTTCAGCGGCCTGGTGAACGCCGAGGTCGACGGCGACCGGCTGGCTGACGCAGACATCGCCGCTTTCTTCGTGTTGCTTGCCGTCGCCGGCAACGACACCACCCGCCAGACAACCAGCCACGCGCTGAAGGCGCTGACCGACTTTCCCGACCAGCGCGCCTGGCTGCTGGAGGATTTCGACAATCGCATCGGCGGAGCGGTCGAGGAGTTCATTCGCTGGGCTACTCCGGTGATGACGTTCCGTCGCACCGCCACAACGGATGTGGAGCTCGGCGGCCGGGCCGTTCGCGCCGGCGAGAAAGTCGTGATGTTCTACTCGTCCGGCAACTGGGACACCGACGTGTTCGAGCACCCGGAGCGGCTCGACTTGAGCCGCAGCCCCAATCCCCACGTCGGTTTCGGCGGTGGTGGCGTGCACTTCTGTCTCGGCGCGCACGTGGCCAGGGCGCAACTGCGCGCGATCATCGGCGAAGTGCTGCACCAACTGCCGGACGTCCAGGCCGGCGAGCCCACGTACGTCCCGGGCAACTTCATCCACGGCATCCGCAGCATGCCGTGCACCTTCTAG
- a CDS encoding NAD(+) synthase, whose amino-acid sequence MDFYNAYSQGFARVAACTHHASIGDPAANAESILRLARQCHDDGVGLAVFPELTLSGYSIEDILLQDVLLDAVENALVDVVTASADLLPVLVVGAPLRSRHRIYNTAVVIHGGAVLGVVPKSYLPTYREFYERRQIAPGDDEHGTIRVAGAEVPFGADLLFAASDLSGFVLHVEICEDMFVPIPPSAQAALAGATVLANMSGSPITIGRADDRALLARSASLRCLAAYVYAAAGAGESTTDLAWDGQTMVWENGVLLAESERFPRGERRSVADVDLELLRAERLRMGTFDDNRRHHRTSADSFRRIEFQLDPPAGDIGLHRRIERFPFVPADPQRLQQDCYEGYSIQVAGLEQRLRALDFPKVVIGVSGGLDSTHALIVAARAMDREARPRSDILAFTLPGFATGEHTKRNAVELCRALGVTFAEIDITETAKLMLKEMGHPFSSGEKVYDVTFENVQAGLRTDYLFRLANQRGGIVLGTGDLSELGLGWSTYGVGDQMSHYNVNAGVPKTLIQHLIRWVIASGEFDSAVTQVLQSVLDTEITPELVPSGEEEELQSSEAKVGPFALQDFSLFHVLRYGFRPSKVAFLAWHAWSDAERGNWPPGFPANKRPSYSLKEIRHWLHVFVQRFYSFSQFKRSALPNGPKVSHGGALSPRGDWRAPSDMSAQAWLDEIEREVPED is encoded by the coding sequence ATGGACTTTTACAACGCCTACAGCCAGGGCTTTGCCCGGGTCGCCGCATGCACGCACCACGCCTCGATCGGCGACCCGGCGGCCAACGCCGAGTCGATTCTTCGGCTGGCCCGCCAGTGCCACGACGACGGCGTCGGGCTGGCTGTATTTCCGGAGCTGACGTTGTCGGGCTACTCGATCGAGGACATCCTGCTGCAGGACGTGCTGCTGGACGCCGTCGAGAACGCACTTGTCGACGTCGTCACGGCGTCGGCCGATCTGCTGCCGGTGCTGGTGGTCGGCGCCCCACTGCGCTCCCGACACCGCATCTACAACACCGCCGTCGTCATCCACGGCGGCGCGGTGCTCGGGGTGGTGCCCAAGTCGTACCTGCCCACCTACCGCGAGTTCTACGAGCGTCGCCAGATCGCGCCGGGCGACGACGAACACGGCACCATCAGGGTCGCCGGCGCCGAGGTGCCCTTCGGCGCGGACTTGCTGTTCGCGGCGTCCGATCTGTCCGGCTTCGTCCTGCACGTCGAAATCTGCGAGGACATGTTCGTGCCGATTCCGCCGAGCGCGCAAGCCGCACTGGCGGGCGCGACGGTGCTGGCCAACATGTCTGGCAGCCCTATCACGATCGGCCGCGCCGACGACCGGGCGCTGCTGGCCCGCTCGGCGTCGCTGCGCTGCCTGGCCGCCTACGTATATGCCGCTGCGGGTGCGGGCGAGTCGACGACCGACTTGGCGTGGGACGGTCAGACGATGGTGTGGGAGAACGGCGTCCTGCTCGCCGAATCCGAGCGATTCCCCAGAGGCGAGCGGCGCAGCGTCGCCGACGTCGACCTCGAGCTGCTTCGCGCTGAACGGCTGCGGATGGGCACCTTCGACGACAACCGTCGTCACCACCGGACTTCAGCGGACTCGTTTCGGCGAATCGAATTCCAGCTGGACCCGCCGGCCGGTGACATCGGGCTGCACCGGCGAATCGAGCGCTTCCCGTTCGTGCCCGCCGATCCGCAACGGCTGCAACAGGACTGCTACGAGGGCTACAGCATTCAGGTCGCCGGGCTCGAACAACGGCTGCGCGCGTTGGACTTTCCGAAGGTCGTCATCGGAGTCTCCGGTGGGCTGGACTCGACGCACGCGCTGATCGTCGCGGCGCGCGCGATGGACCGAGAAGCGCGGCCCCGCAGCGACATTCTCGCGTTCACCCTGCCGGGCTTCGCCACCGGTGAGCACACCAAACGCAATGCGGTCGAATTGTGCCGCGCCCTCGGGGTGACCTTCGCCGAGATCGACATCACCGAAACCGCCAAGCTGATGCTCAAGGAGATGGGTCACCCGTTCTCCAGCGGCGAGAAGGTCTATGACGTCACATTCGAGAACGTGCAGGCCGGGCTGCGCACCGACTATCTCTTCCGATTGGCCAATCAGCGCGGCGGCATCGTGTTGGGCACCGGCGATCTGTCCGAGCTCGGGCTGGGTTGGTCGACCTACGGTGTGGGCGATCAGATGTCGCATTACAACGTCAACGCCGGCGTGCCGAAAACGCTGATCCAGCATCTGATCCGCTGGGTCATCGCCTCGGGTGAGTTCGACTCAGCGGTCACGCAGGTGCTGCAGTCGGTGCTTGACACCGAGATCACCCCCGAGCTCGTTCCCAGCGGTGAGGAGGAGGAGCTGCAGAGCAGCGAGGCGAAAGTGGGGCCGTTCGCCCTGCAGGACTTTTCGCTGTTCCACGTGTTGCGCTATGGGTTCCGGCCGTCGAAGGTCGCGTTCCTGGCGTGGCACGCGTGGAGCGACGCCGAGCGGGGCAACTGGCCGCCGGGATTCCCGGCGAACAAGCGACCGTCATACTCGCTCAAGGAGATTCGGCATTGGCTGCACGTCTTTGTGCAGCGGTTCTACTCTTTCAGCCAGTTCAAACGCTCCGCGTTGCCCAACGGCCCCAAGGTGTCTCACGGCGGCGCGCTGTCGCCGCGCGGCGACTGGCGCGCACCGTCGGACATGTCGGCGCAGGCCTGGCTCGACGAGATCGAGCGCGAGGTTCCCGAGGATTAG
- a CDS encoding SIR2 family NAD-dependent protein deacylase, which produces MRAGRAESPELVALLTGRRLALLTGAGMSTDSGIPDYRGPDSPPSNPMTIRQFTSDPVFRQRYWARNHVGWRHMDETRPNAGHRAAAALELAGVANGVITQNVDRLHTKAGSSNVINLHGTYARVVCLSCGHSMSRAALAEQLDALNPGFTERVEAVGGLAVAPDADAVIADTESFRYLDCPVCAGMLKPDIVYFGESVPKHVVHQAFSLVEDADALLVAGSSLTVFSGYRFVRHAATLGIPVAIVNRGPTRGDELATVKVEGGCSEILTLLAEELFAVSAR; this is translated from the coding sequence GTGAGGGCTGGGCGTGCGGAATCCCCCGAGCTAGTCGCTTTGCTGACCGGGCGCCGTCTCGCGCTGCTCACCGGTGCCGGTATGTCCACCGACTCCGGCATTCCCGACTACCGCGGTCCCGATTCGCCGCCGAGCAATCCGATGACGATTCGTCAGTTCACCTCGGATCCGGTTTTCCGACAGCGCTATTGGGCACGCAACCACGTCGGCTGGCGGCATATGGACGAGACCCGGCCCAACGCCGGGCATCGGGCGGCGGCGGCACTCGAACTCGCCGGTGTAGCCAACGGCGTCATCACCCAGAACGTGGATCGGCTACACACCAAGGCCGGTAGCAGCAACGTGATCAACCTGCACGGCACCTACGCCCGAGTGGTCTGCCTGAGCTGTGGTCACTCCATGAGCCGCGCTGCGCTGGCCGAACAACTCGACGCGCTCAACCCGGGGTTCACCGAACGGGTTGAGGCGGTCGGCGGGTTGGCGGTCGCCCCCGACGCTGATGCCGTGATCGCCGACACCGAGTCTTTCCGCTATCTCGATTGCCCGGTCTGTGCCGGCATGCTCAAGCCCGACATCGTGTACTTCGGCGAAAGCGTGCCTAAACACGTTGTCCACCAAGCTTTTTCACTCGTCGAGGACGCCGACGCGCTACTGGTCGCAGGTTCGTCGCTGACGGTGTTTTCCGGCTACCGGTTTGTCCGGCACGCCGCGACACTGGGCATCCCCGTCGCCATCGTCAACCGCGGACCGACTCGCGGTGACGAGTTGGCCACCGTCAAGGTCGAGGGCGGTTGCTCGGAGATCCTGACGCTGCTGGCCGAGGAGCTATTCGCCGTCTCGGCCCGCTAG
- a CDS encoding molybdopterin-dependent oxidoreductase, whose amino-acid sequence MGLLQRWRSPLRGPWLTSVFGSVLLVGLPVLILTGLLSYIAYGPQFGQAIPHDVGWLKLPTFDWPSRPSWLYRLTQGVHVGLGLIIIPVVLAKLWSVIPRLFAWPPLRSIAQLVERLSLLMLVGGILFELATGVLNIQYDYIFGFSFYTAHYYGAWVFVAGFVIHVLIKLPKMVTGLRSLSFRTVLRTSRADTRPEPPDVDGLVAAYPAPATVSRRGALALVGGGVLFVAVLTAGQTLGGFTRRAALLLPRGRSRGDGPNDFEVNRTAAAAAIRPADTGATWRLAVHGPSGRLLLDRAALEAMPQHTAELPIACVEGWSTTQSWSGVRLRDLAVLAGITTPARAMVRSLERFGGFNHAVLQANQVANPDALLALRVNGVDLSMDHGYPARIIVPALPGVHNTKWVRSIEFGQP is encoded by the coding sequence ATGGGTCTGCTGCAGCGGTGGCGCAGCCCGCTGCGGGGGCCCTGGCTGACGTCGGTATTCGGGTCGGTGCTGCTGGTCGGGCTGCCGGTGCTGATCCTGACCGGGCTGCTGTCCTACATCGCCTACGGTCCGCAATTCGGTCAGGCCATCCCGCACGACGTCGGATGGCTCAAACTGCCCACCTTCGATTGGCCGAGTCGGCCTTCGTGGCTTTACCGCCTCACACAAGGTGTGCACGTCGGTTTGGGTCTGATCATCATTCCGGTGGTGCTGGCCAAGCTCTGGTCGGTGATTCCCCGATTGTTCGCGTGGCCACCACTGCGCTCGATCGCGCAACTTGTCGAGCGGCTGTCGTTGTTGATGCTGGTCGGAGGAATCCTCTTCGAGCTCGCCACCGGGGTGCTCAACATCCAGTACGACTACATCTTCGGGTTCAGCTTTTACACCGCGCACTACTACGGGGCGTGGGTATTCGTCGCCGGTTTCGTCATCCACGTGCTGATCAAGTTGCCGAAGATGGTCACCGGTCTGCGTTCCCTGTCGTTTCGCACCGTGCTGCGCACTTCACGCGCCGACACCCGTCCCGAACCGCCCGACGTCGACGGGCTGGTCGCCGCCTATCCCGCGCCGGCAACGGTGAGTCGCCGGGGCGCGCTGGCATTGGTCGGGGGTGGCGTCCTGTTCGTCGCGGTGCTTACCGCCGGCCAAACGCTCGGCGGCTTCACCCGCCGTGCTGCGCTGCTGTTGCCGCGCGGACGCAGCCGCGGCGACGGGCCCAACGATTTCGAGGTCAACAGGACCGCTGCGGCTGCCGCGATCAGACCGGCCGATACCGGCGCCACCTGGCGACTCGCCGTGCATGGTCCGTCAGGACGGCTACTGCTGGACCGGGCCGCCCTCGAAGCGATGCCGCAGCACACCGCCGAACTGCCGATCGCATGCGTCGAAGGGTGGTCGACCACCCAATCGTGGAGCGGGGTTCGCCTGCGCGACCTGGCTGTCTTGGCCGGGATAACCACGCCTGCCCGGGCGATGGTGCGTTCACTGGAGCGCTTTGGTGGGTTCAATCATGCGGTCCTGCAGGCCAACCAGGTGGCCAATCCCGATGCGCTGCTTGCCCTTCGGGTCAACGGCGTCGACCTGTCGATGGATCACGGCTATCCCGCGCGCATCATCGTGCCCGCGCTGCCCGGTGTGCACAACACCAAATGGGTACGGTCCATCGAATTCGGGCAGCCCTGA
- a CDS encoding NHL repeat-containing protein has protein sequence MNLRCRLVCLLAIGLLVAGCSSDTGSPAPTTAPVRARATTPPAEPAPAGAPAVPPAGKVVPIGNAPEGIVIAESGIGAVAVRNPDGVELIDAATGAVRQTVPTDGAARHLSLAGPDGPLLVPLEGSNELCELNIADGRITSTTTGVGRQPHDAAQTAGGTIVVTNEREGGVLFVRAGTVIASLPAGPVQPGGVAAVGEYAAVADVQGNGVWVYDGSTHQQVAQGPVGMKLTHAVAMSGDAAAFADTDGGAVFVERIDPQLAQVAKIDAPGKPYGLAYDAVRRRLYVTLTASNLMRVIDTSNAAKPRVLGDLPTVQQPNSVAVDSRSGAVLVTGSDPDGGSGLQIVTPDLLPPG, from the coding sequence GTGAACTTGCGCTGCAGGCTGGTGTGCCTGCTGGCGATCGGCCTGCTGGTCGCCGGTTGCAGCAGTGACACGGGCTCACCTGCACCTACCACGGCCCCGGTCCGGGCACGCGCCACCACACCCCCAGCCGAACCCGCGCCCGCTGGGGCCCCTGCTGTGCCGCCGGCTGGGAAGGTTGTCCCGATCGGCAACGCACCTGAAGGCATCGTCATCGCTGAGTCGGGAATTGGGGCCGTCGCCGTACGTAACCCAGACGGCGTCGAGTTGATCGACGCCGCCACCGGTGCGGTCCGTCAGACAGTTCCGACCGACGGAGCGGCCCGGCACCTGAGCCTGGCCGGACCCGACGGGCCTTTGTTGGTGCCGCTGGAGGGGTCCAATGAACTATGCGAGCTGAACATCGCCGATGGCCGGATAACCTCCACCACAACGGGTGTGGGCCGCCAACCGCACGACGCGGCCCAAACGGCCGGGGGCACGATCGTCGTCACCAATGAGCGCGAGGGTGGCGTGCTTTTCGTGCGCGCGGGCACGGTGATCGCGTCGCTTCCCGCCGGCCCGGTCCAGCCGGGCGGTGTCGCGGCGGTAGGTGAATACGCCGCAGTTGCCGACGTGCAGGGAAACGGTGTTTGGGTGTACGACGGGTCGACTCATCAGCAGGTGGCGCAGGGGCCAGTCGGGATGAAACTGACCCACGCAGTGGCAATGTCGGGCGATGCGGCCGCGTTCGCGGACACCGACGGCGGCGCGGTCTTCGTCGAGCGCATCGATCCGCAACTTGCGCAGGTCGCCAAGATCGACGCTCCGGGCAAACCCTACGGGCTGGCCTACGACGCGGTTCGCCGACGCCTCTACGTCACGCTGACCGCCTCCAACCTGATGCGGGTGATCGACACCTCGAATGCGGCGAAGCCGCGGGTACTCGGCGATCTGCCGACTGTGCAACAGCCCAATTCGGTTGCCGTCGATTCACGTTCGGGCGCGGTATTGGTCACTGGCAGTGACCCCGACGGTGGCAGCGGCTTGCAGATCGTCACCCCGGACCTGTTACCGCCGGGCTGA
- a CDS encoding methyltransferase domain-containing protein — MTPDVREAASVGSADLIYRSAAAGSSCWARNHHGHRRELPMARWMGGPDTTHEDRLADEHVLGHCSWRPTLDLGCGPGRFTASLQQRGSPALGVDSSAAAVEMTRRRGGTAIRGDLFAPLPAEGSWERVLLIDGNIGIGGNPVRTLRRAADLLAHGGIVILEMDSPATLFCYEMLRWETEQYLGHWFPWSRVGAAALGDIASAAGFLVTQVIEIHNRVIAVLTVAARSGASR; from the coding sequence ATGACGCCGGATGTCCGCGAGGCGGCTTCAGTGGGGTCGGCCGACCTGATCTACCGGTCAGCCGCGGCGGGCAGTTCATGCTGGGCCCGCAACCATCACGGACACCGTCGTGAATTGCCGATGGCCCGCTGGATGGGAGGGCCGGACACCACGCATGAGGATCGGCTCGCCGATGAGCACGTACTCGGCCATTGCTCGTGGCGCCCGACTCTGGATTTGGGGTGCGGTCCCGGGCGATTCACTGCTTCTCTGCAGCAGCGCGGATCGCCCGCACTTGGAGTCGACAGTTCGGCAGCCGCGGTCGAGATGACACGTCGACGCGGGGGCACCGCGATCCGCGGCGACCTGTTCGCACCGTTGCCCGCGGAGGGCAGCTGGGAACGAGTCCTGCTCATCGACGGCAATATCGGTATCGGGGGTAATCCAGTCCGGACTTTGAGGCGCGCCGCGGATCTCCTTGCGCATGGTGGCATCGTCATTCTCGAGATGGACTCCCCGGCAACTCTGTTCTGTTACGAAATGCTCCGCTGGGAAACGGAGCAATACCTGGGGCATTGGTTTCCGTGGTCGCGCGTGGGGGCCGCCGCGCTCGGCGACATCGCATCAGCCGCCGGGTTCCTGGTGACTCAGGTCATCGAGATTCACAACCGGGTGATTGCGGTGCTGACAGTCGCAGCCCGTAGCGGAGCGAGTCGGTAG